The genome window CGGAAGTACCAAATACGATCGTTGCATCCGGAGTCGCAAAACTATGGATATAATCCATAATCACATCCACTTCATTTAATTCGATATCTAAACCTGAAGAAATGCTTACCAAAATACCTTTCGCACCAGATAAATCAACATCTTCCAATAATGGACTTGCTACCGCGTCGTGTGCTTGCGTGTTCAGCACGATCTTCGCCTTCCGCAATACCGGTACCCATCATTGCACGTCCCATTTCCGACATAACAGTTTTCACATCGGCAAAGTCTACGTTAATTAGACCCGGAGAAGTAATCATATCGGTAATACCTAAAACCGCATTACGTAAAATATCGTTTGCCGCTTTAAAAGCATCCATCATTTTCGTATTTTTAGGCAATACTTTTAATAATTTATCATTAGGGATTATAATCAATGAATCTACGTGTTTAGATAACTCTTGGATACCTTGCTCAGCGTAGTTCATACGTTTGTTACCTTCAAAACGGAACGGTTTGGTAACAATCGCAACTGTTAATGAACCTTGAGATTTTGCAATATCGGCAATCACCGGTGCGGCACCTGTACCTGTACCGCCACCCATACCAGCAGAGATAAACACCATGTCCGCTCCTGCAAGCATATTAGATAATGCTTCACGGTCTTCTTCCGCCGCTTGACGACCTACATTCGGGTTAGCACCTGCACCTAAACCTTTAGTGATATTGGCACCGATTTGAATCGTTTGGCGTACCGCACTTGTACGTAATACTTGTGCATCCGTATTTACTGAGAAAAACTCAACACCGCCAACACCTTCATTTAAGCTACCATCAACCATATGGTTAAGTGCATTACCGCCACCGCCACCAACGCCGACTACTTTAATTACCGCATCTTGCGTTGTTTCATAAATAGGTTCAAACATTTTTTATCTCCCTTGTGCCAACTTTCTTGTTAACACCATTAAAAACTCGATTTTGCCCAATTAACAGCTTTCTTCACACCTCTACCTAAAACGTCGAGAAGCGTATCCACTTTATCGACAATTTCGCCATTACTTTTCTCATCCAAATTGTAATGACTGTATTGTAAAAGACCTAACACTGTTGCATATTGTGGTTTATTTACGTAATCCGTTAATCCTGTAATGTTTAACGGATATCCGACTCTCACTTGAGAACCGAAAATATTTCTCGCACATTCTACAATATCTTCGATTTGTGAACCACCACCCGTAAGCACAAAACCTGCAATTAATTCCTGTTTTATGCCTTTTTGCAGTAATTCGTGACGTAATTGCACTAATTCATTTTCAACCACTCTTAATAAATCATTATAACATTGCGAAGTAACAGTCGAAACTTGCGATTTAGTAAAAGTACGAGGCATTCGCCCACCTAATCCTGCCACTTCAATTTTTTTATCGGCATTATGTGTTGGAGGATTAATCGCACTACCATAATTAATTTTAATGCTTTCAGCTTCATTACGAGAAGTCGTGAAGACTTGTGCGATATAATCTGTGACGTTATTGCCGGCAAATGGAATCACTTTACTAAAACGTAATGCACCATCGGTATAAACCAGTACATCCATCGTACCGCCACCAATATCAATCAAACAAACACCCAGCTCTTTCTCATCTTCAGTTAATACCGAATAACTAGAGGCAAGTCCTGAAAATACAACTTTATCTACTTTTAATTTCGCACGCTCTACCGCATTCTTAAGGTTACGTAACCAATCTTGATGACACGCAATCAGATGAGCTTGTGCCTGCAAACGCATACCGGATAATCCCACCGGATTTTTTGTCGCCGGCAATCTGTCAACCTTATATTCTTGCGGAATAATATGTAACGTTTCTAGACCGTCTGGTAATTTAATTGAGCGGGCAATATGAATAGCAGAATCAATATCTTCATTAGTTACCGTACCGGATAAAGGTACTGTACCGCTTTCATTTAACGCAGTAATATGTTGACCGGAAATCGCTAACGTTACACCGATAATTTGACAATCGGATACTGATTCGGCTTGCTCAATCGCTCGTTGAATGGAATTTACCGCGCGTCTAAATCAATGACGCCACCGCGATCAACGCCTTTAGCCGGAGAACTGCCCGACCCTATAACGTTAATTACCCCATCAGGTAATACTTCGCCAACTACAGCGACAACTTTAGATGTGCCGATATCTAAACCGACAATAATTTTGGATTCTGCTATTTTTGTCATATCGTTATATTATGTTTGCAAAAATTTATTTAGGTAGAGGGTTAAAGCCAACGGCGGCACCATGTTCATAACGCAGATCAACATAAGCCAATCGTTGCCCATCCGGAACGTTAATTTCAGGGAAAATCGTCACAAAGCGGTCAATTTTAGGCGTCCATTCACCACGCCCTAATCTGAGTTCAACCTGATTGGATAAGGTAATTGTCCATGATCCCCGATTATCGACCGAAACGGATGCCAAGTCTAAATTACGTGCTTTTAAGTCTGTTCTAATCTTACTCCACGCGTCTAATACTGCTTTTCCTTCTGTATCCGGTCCATACAATACCGGCAAACCTGATTTATCCATCCGTTCAGGCGGTAAACTAAAAACCACGCCACGATCAGATAGGAAGTTTACATCATTCCAAACCGCTACCGGATTATGTTCTATCAACGTGATACTTAAACGATCCGGATAAAGTTTACGCACGACCACATCTTTCACCCAAGAAATTGCCAATAATCTTGCTTTAATTTCCTGAATATCTTGCCCAAAATATCCTTTTAGAGCAGGCTTTTGCGATAAAGTTTCCCGAATATCCGAATTTGTTGTAAAACGCGTTTTATGTGTCAGTGCATAAGCACGAATCGGTGTTCGATCCAATCCATCTAACCAGTTATACCAATTGCTGTACACAATAAACGCAAAGATTACGCATAATAGCACAATCAAGGGTTTAATTAATACTAGCCGATTAAACGGATTTAACGATGATTTTGCTTTTAAGGGTTTAAAACGGACGGACGAAGCCGTTTTTTTCCGTAGAATTGCAACCATTAAGCACTTAACTCCAATACGCGTTCAACTAATTTTTCAAATGGGATTCCAACCGTTGCCGCCGATTTCGGAAAAATACTGTGGCTCGTCATACCCGGACAAGTATTCACTTCAACTAAGTTAAATTGACCATTTGCATCTTCCATCACATCAATTCGGCTCCAGCCACGACATCCAACTACGTCATATGCCGCTTTAACTAATTTGGCTACCTCTGCTTGGCGTTCGTCATTTAATGCTGGCACGAGATATTGAGTATTATCTGAAATATATTTGGCATGATAGTCATAAAATTCACCATCCGGAATCACTTGTACAGCCGGTAATACTTGACCGTCTAACACAGGAACGGAATATTCCTTACCTGCCAAGAAAGCTTCTACTAAGACGATTGAATCGAACTTTAATGCTTCTTCCACTGCCGGTAATAATTGCTCAACCGTTTTTACTTTAGTTACGCCGACACTTGAACCTTCGCTTGAAGGTTTAACGAATACCGGTAAGCCTAATTTTGCAATAATTTGTTCGGAATCGACCGCTTCTCCACGGCGAACAACCACCATTTCAGCCGTTGGTAAGCCAACAGCTTGCCACATTAATTTAGTACGGAATTTATCTAAAGTTACTGCTGATGCCATTACACCACAACCGGTATAGGGAATCCCCATTTGCTCTAATGCACCTTGTAACACGCCATTTTCGCCGATACCACCGTGTAAAATATTGAATACACGTTGGATTCCCTTTTCTTTTAATTTTTCAATCGGAAAATCTTTGGTATCAATACCTTCCACATTATAACCAAGCGATTTTAACGCCTCAGTTACTGCCGCACCTGAATTTAGCGAAACTTCACGTTCTTGAGAAACACCACCAAATAACACCGCAATTTTTTCGTCTTTAATACTCATCTTTTATCCTTTCTAATTTTGGACACGAGGTATCGAGTCCATACTGACCGCTTGTAAATGTACAAGCGGTCATTTTTGCAAAATTTCCTACAAATCTTACCGCTTATTAAGCTTTCCAACTTTCCGCTAAACCACGTGAAATACGGCTTACACTACCAGCACCTTGGGCAAGAATTAAATCACCGTCTTGGATAATTTGATCTAATACTTCGCCAAGCTGATCGGTATCTGAAACTAAAATCGGATCGACTTTACCCAAGTTGCGAATTGAACGGCATAACGCTTTACTATCCGCCCCAACAATTGGTGCTTCGCCTGTCGCATACACCTCAAGCATAATTAACGCATCAACTTGTGATAACACTTGTACAAAATCATCGAATAAATCACGCGTACGTGAATAACGGTGCGGTTGGAAAATCATTACCACACGTTTATTTTCCCAACCGGAACGTCTTGCTTTAATCGTTACATCTACTTCGGTCGGGTGGTGACCGTAATCATCGACTAACATCACTTTACCGTTCGGACGAATAAATGACCCCAATTGGTCAAAACGGCGACCTGCACCTTGGAAATCAGCAAGTGCGGCTAGAATTGCTTCGTTGGCAATGCCTTCCTCTTTCGCTACCGCAAGTGCGGCGGTTGCATTCAGAGCATTATGTTTACCCGGTACATTCAGCAATACGTCAATATGTTCGCCGTTCGGACAAACTACCGTATAATGACCTTGGAAACCGGTTTGTTGGTAATCTTCAATACGGTAATCCGCTTTTTCGCTAAAGCCGTAAGTCATGACTTGACGACCAACTTGCGGTGCGATTTCCATTACCGTTTCATCATCAGCACACATAACGGCTAAACCGTAGAATGGTAAGTTACGTAAGAATTTGACGTAAGTTGCTTTCATCTGTTCAAAATCACCGCCGTAAGTATCCATATGATCCGGCTCGATATTGGTTACTACTGAAACCATCGGTTGTAAGTGTAAGAATGACGCATCACTTTCATCCGCTTCCGCAATTAAGTAACGGCTTGCCCCTAAATGTGCATTTTTACCTGCTGATTTTACTAAACCACCATTTACAAAAGTCGGGTCTAATTGTGCTTCGGTATAGATCATCGAAATCATTGCAGTAGTGGTAGTTTTACCGTGTGTACCAGCAACCGCAATACCGTGACGAAAACGCATAATTTCCGCTAACATTTGCGCCCGTTGAATCACCGGAATGCGTGCTTCTTTTGCCGCTTGGACTTCTGGATTACTGTCATCAATCGCACTGGAAGCAACCACTACGCTTGCTCCACTTACATTTTCCGATTGATGACCGATAAATACTTTAGCACCGGCTTCAGCTAAACGCTTAGTTACTGGACCTTCCGCAATATCCGAACCAGAGATTTGATAACCTTCATTTAATAATACTTCTGCAATACCACTCATTCCTGCACCGCCAATCCCGATAAAATGGATTTGGTTTACACGACGCATTTCCGGTACTAATTTTTTAATTTTATCTTGGAAATTTTTCATTGTTGTTTTCCTAATCTGTACAACTCAATATTTTTGTTGGTTGCGTTTAAAACTATTTCGCTTGTTCGATAATTACTTCTGCAACTCGTTGTGTCGCGGTAGGTGTTGCTTTTGCTCTCGCTTTGATTGCCATTTCAGTAAGTTTTTGGCGATCCATAATTAACGGCTGTAATGCACTCAATAAATTTTCTACCGTAAAATCTTGTTGTTCGATAATGATTGTCGCACCATCATCTGCCAAATAAGTCGCGTTCAAATATTGTTGGCGATCTTTATGCTGATAAGGCACAAAAATGGCTGGTAAGCCTGCTGCGGCAATTTCACAGACAGTTAAAGCCCCCGAACGGCAGATCACTAAATCCGCCCAATTATAGGCTTGTGCCATATCGTCAATAAATTCGGCGGCAATCCCGTTACCAGTCGCTTGATAAATTTCTTCCACCCCACTAAGGTTGCCTTTCCCTACTTGGTGACTAATAAATACATTTTGACCGAGTTGTTTTGCTACTTCAGGGACAGTTTGGTTAATCACTCTTGCGCCTTGGTCACGCCCATTACTAAAATATTGATCGGATAACCACGTTCGGCAAAACGCACTTCTGGTGCTTCCAGCTGAGCAAGATCTTCACGTACAGGATTTCCTACCACTTCCGCATTCGGGAATGCGGTCGGAAAGGCTTGTAATACACGGCGAGCAATTTTTGATAACCACACGTTAGTCAAACCAGCGACTGCATTTTGCTCGTGCAAAATAACCGGTACGCCACATAATTTGGTCGCAATACCGCCCGGTCCAGATACATATCC of Actinobacillus arthritidis contains these proteins:
- a CDS encoding cell division protein FtsQ/DivIB, which encodes MYSNWYNWLDGLDRTPIRAYALTHKTRFTTNSDIRETLSQKPALKGYFGQDIQEIKARLLAISWVKDVVVRKLYPDRLSITLIEHNPVAVWNDVNFLSDRGVVFSLPPERMDKSGLPVLYGPDTEGKAVLDAWSKIRTDLKARNLDLASVSVDNRGSWTITLSNQVELRLGRGEWTPKIDRFVTIFPEINVPDGQRLAYVDLRYEHGAAVGFNPLPK
- a CDS encoding D-alanine--D-alanine ligase, which produces MSIKDEKIAVLFGGVSQEREVSLNSGAAVTEALKSLGYNVEGIDTKDFPIEKLKEKGIQRVFNILHGGIGENGVLQGALEQMGIPYTGCGVMASAVTLDKFRTKLMWQAVGLPTAEMVVVRRGEAVDSEQIIAKLGLPVFVKPSSEGSSVGVTKVKTVEQLLPAVEEALKFDSIVLVEAFLAGKEYSVPVLDGQVLPAVQVIPDGEFYDYHAKYISDNTQYLVPALNDERQAEVAKLVKAAYDVVGCRGWSRIDVMEDANGQFNLVEVNTCPGMTSHSIFPKSAATVGIPFEKLVERVLELSA
- the murC gene encoding UDP-N-acetylmuramate--L-alanine ligase — its product is MKNFQDKIKKLVPEMRRVNQIHFIGIGGAGMSGIAEVLLNEGYQISGSDIAEGPVTKRLAEAGAKVFIGHQSENVSGASVVVASSAIDDSNPEVQAAKEARIPVIQRAQMLAEIMRFRHGIAVAGTHGKTTTTAMISMIYTEAQLDPTFVNGGLVKSAGKNAHLGASRYLIAEADESDASFLHLQPMVSVVTNIEPDHMDTYGGDFEQMKATYVKFLRNLPFYGLAVMCADDETVMEIAPQVGRQVMTYGFSEKADYRIEDYQQTGFQGHYTVVCPNGEHIDVLLNVPGKHNALNATAALAVAKEEGIANEAILAALADFQGAGRRFDQLGSFIRPNGKVMLVDDYGHHPTEVDVTIKARRSGWENKRVVMIFQPHRYSRTRDLFDDFVQVLSQVDALIMLEVYATGEAPIVGADSKALCRSIRNLGKVDPILVSDTDQLGEVLDQIIQDGDLILAQGAGSVSRISRGLAESWKA